In the Geobacter sp. FeAm09 genome, one interval contains:
- a CDS encoding TonB C-terminal domain-containing protein — MSDSQTLETAFDPRKRWMGYALATSLMLHLLAVVFMFAAGGAVRSMPAVSGILVENVTFAPAIGPAKPAEPLPAPAPPEAAPPPEVSPDAKPDQTAPAAPAAATEKVSEGMKELMATPLGLGMTHGYISSLAEGRSLREDIRGYYFELVEKINREWWKRAEGLKEPIRRDGIIELYLRPDGSVITLRIYQGTGSREADQVLLDVIKSVSPLPPLPAGFDQKMFLAPLKIKAPSSLFRITG, encoded by the coding sequence ATGTCCGACAGCCAAACGCTGGAAACAGCTTTCGACCCCCGCAAGCGCTGGATGGGTTACGCACTGGCAACTTCGCTCATGTTGCACCTGCTGGCGGTTGTCTTCATGTTTGCAGCCGGGGGCGCAGTCCGAAGCATGCCGGCCGTAAGCGGCATACTGGTCGAAAACGTCACCTTCGCCCCGGCAATCGGCCCCGCCAAACCGGCAGAGCCTCTGCCTGCCCCGGCGCCACCCGAGGCAGCCCCGCCGCCCGAGGTTTCACCGGACGCAAAGCCCGACCAAACCGCCCCTGCTGCACCGGCAGCGGCCACGGAAAAGGTTTCGGAGGGGATGAAGGAGTTGATGGCCACCCCTCTCGGGCTTGGCATGACTCATGGGTATATCAGCAGTTTGGCGGAAGGCCGCTCACTTCGGGAGGATATTCGCGGATATTATTTCGAATTGGTGGAGAAGATCAATCGGGAGTGGTGGAAACGGGCCGAGGGCCTGAAGGAGCCGATCCGCCGGGATGGCATCATCGAATTGTACCTGCGCCCCGACGGCTCCGTCATCACGCTGAGGATCTATCAGGGAACCGGATCACGGGAAGCCGACCAGGTGCTCCTGGATGTCATCAAGTCCGTATCCCCCCTGCCCCCCCTGCCTGCCGGCTTTGATCAGAAGATGTTCCTGGCGCCTCTCAAGATAAAGGCACCCTCCTCCCTTTTCCGCATTACGGGGTAA
- a CDS encoding lipopolysaccharide assembly protein LapB: MGSPKDKLIEDAQKYIQRGQLDKAVKAYAQVLSLDPSAINLRQKLAELLVKAGQPDGARTEYETIGKYYASNGFYLKAIAVYKQVQKLFPGDIATTLTLAGLNEKHGLAGNALAEYKLAYDYYEREANAGESLKVLEKMQNVDQQNVAIKLKLAEAYLRADKREESYALFRQLAQLLHERGDSGPLASLNARIQQLFPGKTEFIVEVLAKQLDEGDAAKALSGLQTLLKNDPHDKKIWELVVRAYRRLEQPQRLMVVYQHFLRYFPDEVSAKTGMIACHAGQKDVKGALSLLDRYEREVASSGACDELVAIYRNLAELDPINPRILEGLQRACEAVGMHDEAAQLASKIETLQKLSSKADAAPTPADEPAAEADDFFAGDEQAFAAADLENDVEGMDAGVCMPDGGEPAAEIAFGGSGAACGAEALPDDGEIEIEVDIDDFPFEDATAEGGEAGGPDGWAEPFGDVANLAAPAPRSVKFGSSLDGSDAQSHYDLGVAFKEMGLYDEAINEFRQAAGDPGRKVACNLLQAVCLRERGELGAAREILNALPTPELSLEDVCAVKYELALVLEAQGDTEGAAGLMEEIDAVNADFRDVHARLKNAGGSLDFSDEDLQDFELR; the protein is encoded by the coding sequence GTGGGTTCCCCAAAGGACAAACTGATAGAGGATGCTCAGAAGTACATCCAGCGCGGCCAGTTGGACAAGGCCGTCAAGGCCTATGCACAGGTGTTGTCTCTTGATCCGTCCGCCATCAACCTGCGCCAGAAGCTGGCCGAACTCCTGGTCAAGGCTGGCCAGCCCGACGGCGCGCGTACCGAATACGAGACCATCGGCAAGTATTACGCGTCGAATGGTTTCTACCTGAAGGCGATCGCCGTGTACAAGCAGGTGCAGAAGCTTTTCCCCGGCGACATCGCCACGACTCTGACCCTGGCCGGGCTGAACGAAAAGCACGGCTTGGCCGGCAATGCCCTGGCCGAATACAAGCTGGCGTACGATTATTACGAGCGGGAAGCCAACGCGGGGGAATCGCTCAAGGTTCTTGAGAAGATGCAGAATGTTGACCAGCAGAATGTGGCCATCAAGCTCAAGCTGGCGGAGGCATATCTCCGGGCCGACAAAAGGGAGGAATCCTACGCCTTGTTCAGGCAGCTTGCCCAGCTCCTGCACGAACGGGGCGACAGCGGGCCTCTGGCGAGCCTGAATGCCCGTATTCAGCAGCTTTTCCCCGGGAAGACGGAGTTCATCGTCGAGGTGCTGGCCAAACAACTGGACGAGGGTGATGCCGCCAAAGCCCTGAGCGGGCTGCAGACGCTGCTGAAAAACGATCCCCATGATAAAAAGATATGGGAACTGGTTGTCCGGGCGTACCGCCGCCTTGAACAGCCCCAACGGCTCATGGTGGTGTATCAGCACTTTCTGCGCTATTTTCCCGACGAGGTTTCGGCCAAAACCGGTATGATCGCCTGTCATGCCGGGCAGAAAGACGTCAAGGGGGCTTTAAGCCTGCTTGACCGGTATGAACGGGAGGTCGCCTCGTCCGGCGCATGTGACGAACTGGTGGCGATCTATCGGAACCTTGCCGAACTCGACCCTATAAATCCACGTATCCTCGAAGGGCTCCAGAGGGCCTGCGAGGCGGTCGGCATGCACGACGAGGCGGCCCAGCTCGCGTCCAAGATCGAGACGTTGCAAAAGCTCTCGTCAAAAGCCGATGCCGCCCCAACGCCGGCTGATGAACCGGCGGCAGAGGCCGATGACTTTTTCGCCGGGGACGAGCAGGCTTTCGCCGCGGCGGATTTGGAAAACGACGTTGAGGGGATGGATGCCGGGGTCTGCATGCCCGATGGGGGCGAGCCGGCTGCCGAGATTGCCTTCGGTGGTTCGGGTGCTGCCTGCGGCGCTGAAGCGCTGCCCGATGACGGCGAGATCGAAATCGAAGTGGATATCGATGACTTCCCGTTTGAGGATGCCACAGCCGAAGGCGGGGAGGCCGGCGGCCCTGACGGGTGGGCCGAGCCGTTCGGCGATGTGGCGAACCTGGCCGCTCCGGCTCCGCGCAGCGTCAAGTTCGGCAGCAGTCTGGACGGTTCCGATGCCCAGTCCCATTATGATTTGGGGGTCGCCTTCAAGGAAATGGGATTGTATGACGAGGCTATCAACGAGTTTCGCCAGGCTGCCGGCGACCCTGGCCGCAAGGTCGCGTGCAACCTGCTGCAAGCAGTCTGCCTGCGGGAACGGGGAGAGCTGGGGGCGGCCCGGGAGATCCTGAACGCCCTGCCCACGCCGGAACTGAGTCTTGAAGACGTTTGCGCCGTGAAATACGAGCTGGCATTGGTTCTGGAGGCGCAGGGGGACACCGAGGGGGCTGCCGGGCTGATGGAAGAGATTGACGCGGTGAATGCCGACTTTCGGGACGTCCATGCGCGTCTCAAGAATGCCGGCGGCTCCCTTGACTTCTCCGACGAGGATCTGCAGGACTTCGAGCTGAGGTGA